In the Sphaerodactylus townsendi isolate TG3544 linkage group LG10, MPM_Stown_v2.3, whole genome shotgun sequence genome, one interval contains:
- the CDS1 gene encoding phosphatidate cytidylyltransferase 1 isoform X1, producing the protein MSELRKRGAKGDHEVECITDKKELPAYGGDQPLKEKETHELDPGEKREEVVQNGDEAASGDETEQAGEEDAERQVCGTRGGNWDVGGENRFGELDLRSDADVPEVLPPRDKTPEIFKKALSGLSSRWKNWWIRGILTLAMISCFSLIIYMGSFMLMLLVLSIQVKCFHEIITIGYRVYHSYDLPWFRTLSWYFLLCVNYFFYGETIADYFATFVQRREQLQFLFRYHRFISFTLYLTGFCFFVLSLVKKQYRLQFYMFAWTHVTLLITVTQSHLVIQNLFEGMIWFLVPISSVICNDIAAYIFGFFFGRTPLIKLSPKKTWEGFIGGFFTTVVFGFIVSYLLAQYQYFVCPVEYSSETNWFVTECEPPELFQLQKYTIPPLLQVMLGRETVNLYPFQLHSIALSTFASLIGPFGGFFASGFKRAFKIKDFADTIPGHGGIMDRFDCQYLMATFVHVYITSFVRGPNPSKLLKQLLVLQPEQQLNIYKTLKSHLIEKGILQPSLQG; encoded by the exons ATGTCAGAGCTGAGGAAGCGAGGAGCTAAGGGAGACCATGAAGTTGAATGCATCACTGACAAG AAAGAACTGCCTGCCTACGGGGGGGATCAACCTCTAAAAGAAAAGGAGACACATGAACTTGATcctggagagaagagagaggaggtTGTCCAGAACGGCGATGAAGCCGCGTCGGGAGATGAAACTGAACAGGCAGGAGAAGAGGATGCAGAGAGACAGGTCTGTGGAACAAGAGGGGGTAACTGG GATGTGGGCGGAGAGAATAGGTTCGGAGAGCTTGACCTCAGAAGCGATGCAGATGTTCCTGAGGTGCTTCCACCAAGAGACAAGACTCccgaaatttttaaaaaggcgtTATCTGGTTTGTCTTCCAG ATGGAAGAATTGGTGGATTCGTGGGATTTTAACTTTAGCTATGATTTCGTGTTTTTCCCTGATCATATACATGGGATCATTCATGCTAATGCTGCTG GTCCTGAGCATCCAAGTGAAGTGCTTCCATGAAATTATTACAATAGGCTACAGAGTCTATCATTCTTACGATTTGCCATGGTTTAGAACTTTAAGCTG GTATTTCTTGCTCTGCGTGAACTATTTCTTTTACGGAGAGACCATAGCAGATTACTTTGCTACATTTGTTCAAAGGCGAGAACAGCTTCAGTTCCTATTTCGATACCACCGATTTATATCTTTCACTCTCTATCTAACAG GTTTCTGCTTCTTTGtgctgagtttggtgaagaagCAGTATCGCCTGCAGTTCTATATG TTCGCATGGACTCATGTCACTTTGCTGATCACTGTAACTCAATCCCATCTTGTCATCCAAAATCTGTTTGAAGGCATGATCTG GTTTCTTGTTCCAATCTCAAGTGTCATTTGTAACGATATTGCTGCTTACATCTTTGGATTTTTCTTTGGGAGAACACCTTTGATTAAG CTCTCCCCCAAAAAGACATGGGAAGGCTTCATCGGTGGCTTCTTCACCACGGTTGTGTTCGGATTCATT GTTTCTTACCTTTTGGCTCAATATCAGTATTTCGTATGTCCTGTGGAATACAGCAGTGAGACTAACTGGTTTGTCACCGAGTGCGAACCTCCGGAACTGTTCCAGCTACAGAAATACACCATTCCACCATTACTACAGGTTATGTTGGGCAGG gaaactGTGAACCTGTATCCATTCCAATTGCACAGCATTGCGTTGTCCACATTTGCCTCCTTAATCGGGCCTTTCGGAGGCTTTTTTGCCAGTGGCTTCAAAAGAGCTTTCAAAATCAAG gattttgcagacactatccctggCCATGGAGGAATCATGGATCGCTTTGACTGTCAGTACTTGATGGCTACTTTTGTACATGTCTACATCACCAGTTTCGTAAG AGGCCCCAACCCCAGCAAGCTGTTGAAACAGCTGTTGGTCCTCCAACCAGAACAGCAGTTGAACATCTACAAAACACTGAAGTCGCACCTCATTGAAAAGGGGATCCTTCAGCCGTCACTGCAGGGATAG
- the CDS1 gene encoding phosphatidate cytidylyltransferase 1 isoform X3: MSELRKRGAKGDHEVECITDKDVGGENRFGELDLRSDADVPEVLPPRDKTPEIFKKALSGLSSRWKNWWIRGILTLAMISCFSLIIYMGSFMLMLLVLSIQVKCFHEIITIGYRVYHSYDLPWFRTLSWYFLLCVNYFFYGETIADYFATFVQRREQLQFLFRYHRFISFTLYLTGFCFFVLSLVKKQYRLQFYMFAWTHVTLLITVTQSHLVIQNLFEGMIWFLVPISSVICNDIAAYIFGFFFGRTPLIKLSPKKTWEGFIGGFFTTVVFGFIVSYLLAQYQYFVCPVEYSSETNWFVTECEPPELFQLQKYTIPPLLQVMLGRETVNLYPFQLHSIALSTFASLIGPFGGFFASGFKRAFKIKDFADTIPGHGGIMDRFDCQYLMATFVHVYITSFVRGPNPSKLLKQLLVLQPEQQLNIYKTLKSHLIEKGILQPSLQG; this comes from the exons ATGTCAGAGCTGAGGAAGCGAGGAGCTAAGGGAGACCATGAAGTTGAATGCATCACTGACAAG GATGTGGGCGGAGAGAATAGGTTCGGAGAGCTTGACCTCAGAAGCGATGCAGATGTTCCTGAGGTGCTTCCACCAAGAGACAAGACTCccgaaatttttaaaaaggcgtTATCTGGTTTGTCTTCCAG ATGGAAGAATTGGTGGATTCGTGGGATTTTAACTTTAGCTATGATTTCGTGTTTTTCCCTGATCATATACATGGGATCATTCATGCTAATGCTGCTG GTCCTGAGCATCCAAGTGAAGTGCTTCCATGAAATTATTACAATAGGCTACAGAGTCTATCATTCTTACGATTTGCCATGGTTTAGAACTTTAAGCTG GTATTTCTTGCTCTGCGTGAACTATTTCTTTTACGGAGAGACCATAGCAGATTACTTTGCTACATTTGTTCAAAGGCGAGAACAGCTTCAGTTCCTATTTCGATACCACCGATTTATATCTTTCACTCTCTATCTAACAG GTTTCTGCTTCTTTGtgctgagtttggtgaagaagCAGTATCGCCTGCAGTTCTATATG TTCGCATGGACTCATGTCACTTTGCTGATCACTGTAACTCAATCCCATCTTGTCATCCAAAATCTGTTTGAAGGCATGATCTG GTTTCTTGTTCCAATCTCAAGTGTCATTTGTAACGATATTGCTGCTTACATCTTTGGATTTTTCTTTGGGAGAACACCTTTGATTAAG CTCTCCCCCAAAAAGACATGGGAAGGCTTCATCGGTGGCTTCTTCACCACGGTTGTGTTCGGATTCATT GTTTCTTACCTTTTGGCTCAATATCAGTATTTCGTATGTCCTGTGGAATACAGCAGTGAGACTAACTGGTTTGTCACCGAGTGCGAACCTCCGGAACTGTTCCAGCTACAGAAATACACCATTCCACCATTACTACAGGTTATGTTGGGCAGG gaaactGTGAACCTGTATCCATTCCAATTGCACAGCATTGCGTTGTCCACATTTGCCTCCTTAATCGGGCCTTTCGGAGGCTTTTTTGCCAGTGGCTTCAAAAGAGCTTTCAAAATCAAG gattttgcagacactatccctggCCATGGAGGAATCATGGATCGCTTTGACTGTCAGTACTTGATGGCTACTTTTGTACATGTCTACATCACCAGTTTCGTAAG AGGCCCCAACCCCAGCAAGCTGTTGAAACAGCTGTTGGTCCTCCAACCAGAACAGCAGTTGAACATCTACAAAACACTGAAGTCGCACCTCATTGAAAAGGGGATCCTTCAGCCGTCACTGCAGGGATAG
- the CDS1 gene encoding phosphatidate cytidylyltransferase 1 isoform X2: MSELRKRGAKGDHEVECITDKKELPAYGGDQPLKEKETHELDPGEKREEVVQNGDEAASGDETEQAGEEDAERQDVGGENRFGELDLRSDADVPEVLPPRDKTPEIFKKALSGLSSRWKNWWIRGILTLAMISCFSLIIYMGSFMLMLLVLSIQVKCFHEIITIGYRVYHSYDLPWFRTLSWYFLLCVNYFFYGETIADYFATFVQRREQLQFLFRYHRFISFTLYLTGFCFFVLSLVKKQYRLQFYMFAWTHVTLLITVTQSHLVIQNLFEGMIWFLVPISSVICNDIAAYIFGFFFGRTPLIKLSPKKTWEGFIGGFFTTVVFGFIVSYLLAQYQYFVCPVEYSSETNWFVTECEPPELFQLQKYTIPPLLQVMLGRETVNLYPFQLHSIALSTFASLIGPFGGFFASGFKRAFKIKDFADTIPGHGGIMDRFDCQYLMATFVHVYITSFVRGPNPSKLLKQLLVLQPEQQLNIYKTLKSHLIEKGILQPSLQG; encoded by the exons ATGTCAGAGCTGAGGAAGCGAGGAGCTAAGGGAGACCATGAAGTTGAATGCATCACTGACAAG AAAGAACTGCCTGCCTACGGGGGGGATCAACCTCTAAAAGAAAAGGAGACACATGAACTTGATcctggagagaagagagaggaggtTGTCCAGAACGGCGATGAAGCCGCGTCGGGAGATGAAACTGAACAGGCAGGAGAAGAGGATGCAGAGAGACAG GATGTGGGCGGAGAGAATAGGTTCGGAGAGCTTGACCTCAGAAGCGATGCAGATGTTCCTGAGGTGCTTCCACCAAGAGACAAGACTCccgaaatttttaaaaaggcgtTATCTGGTTTGTCTTCCAG ATGGAAGAATTGGTGGATTCGTGGGATTTTAACTTTAGCTATGATTTCGTGTTTTTCCCTGATCATATACATGGGATCATTCATGCTAATGCTGCTG GTCCTGAGCATCCAAGTGAAGTGCTTCCATGAAATTATTACAATAGGCTACAGAGTCTATCATTCTTACGATTTGCCATGGTTTAGAACTTTAAGCTG GTATTTCTTGCTCTGCGTGAACTATTTCTTTTACGGAGAGACCATAGCAGATTACTTTGCTACATTTGTTCAAAGGCGAGAACAGCTTCAGTTCCTATTTCGATACCACCGATTTATATCTTTCACTCTCTATCTAACAG GTTTCTGCTTCTTTGtgctgagtttggtgaagaagCAGTATCGCCTGCAGTTCTATATG TTCGCATGGACTCATGTCACTTTGCTGATCACTGTAACTCAATCCCATCTTGTCATCCAAAATCTGTTTGAAGGCATGATCTG GTTTCTTGTTCCAATCTCAAGTGTCATTTGTAACGATATTGCTGCTTACATCTTTGGATTTTTCTTTGGGAGAACACCTTTGATTAAG CTCTCCCCCAAAAAGACATGGGAAGGCTTCATCGGTGGCTTCTTCACCACGGTTGTGTTCGGATTCATT GTTTCTTACCTTTTGGCTCAATATCAGTATTTCGTATGTCCTGTGGAATACAGCAGTGAGACTAACTGGTTTGTCACCGAGTGCGAACCTCCGGAACTGTTCCAGCTACAGAAATACACCATTCCACCATTACTACAGGTTATGTTGGGCAGG gaaactGTGAACCTGTATCCATTCCAATTGCACAGCATTGCGTTGTCCACATTTGCCTCCTTAATCGGGCCTTTCGGAGGCTTTTTTGCCAGTGGCTTCAAAAGAGCTTTCAAAATCAAG gattttgcagacactatccctggCCATGGAGGAATCATGGATCGCTTTGACTGTCAGTACTTGATGGCTACTTTTGTACATGTCTACATCACCAGTTTCGTAAG AGGCCCCAACCCCAGCAAGCTGTTGAAACAGCTGTTGGTCCTCCAACCAGAACAGCAGTTGAACATCTACAAAACACTGAAGTCGCACCTCATTGAAAAGGGGATCCTTCAGCCGTCACTGCAGGGATAG